One genomic window of Centropristis striata isolate RG_2023a ecotype Rhode Island chromosome 20, C.striata_1.0, whole genome shotgun sequence includes the following:
- the fbxo11a gene encoding F-box only protein 11a isoform X2 gives MNSVRASNVSRRPRRVSRPRPVQPERNHQERDEDVPADMVAEESGPGAQNSPYQLRRKSLPKRTVCPTKTNMEGASTSTIENFGHRPKRPRVSGKCQDLPAPAEQYLQEKLPDEVVLKIFSYLLEQDLCRAACVCKRFSELANDPILWKRLYMEVFEYTRPMMHPEAGKFYQINPEEYEQPNPWKESFQQLYKGAHVKPGFAEHFYSNPARYKGRDNMFYYDTIEDALGGGQEPHFDGLIFVHSGIYTDEWIYIESPITMIGAAPGKVAEKVIIENTRDSTFVFMEGSEDAYVGYMTIRFNPDDKSAQHHNAHHCLEITVNCSPIIDHCIIRSTCTVGSAVCVSGQGACPTIKHCNISDCENVGLYITDHAQGIYEDNEISNNALAGIWVKNHGNPIIRRNHIHRGRDVGVFTFDHGMGYFESCNIHRNRIAGFEVKAYANPTVVRCEIHHGQTGGIYVHEKGRGQFIENKIYANNFAGVWITSNSDPTIRGNAIFNGNQGGVYIFGDGRGLIEGNDIYGNALAGIQIRTNSCPIVRHNKIHDGQHGGIYVHEKGQGVIEENEVYSNTLAGVWVTTGSTPVLRRNRIHSGKQVGVYFYDNGHGVLEDNDIYNHMYSGVQIRTGSNPKIRRNKIWGGQNGGILVYNSGLGFIEDNEIFDNAMAGVWIKTDSNPTLRRNKIHDGRDGGICIFNGGRGLLEENDIFRNAQAGVLISTNSHPVLRKNRIFDGFAAGIEITNHATATLEGNQIFNNRFGGLFLASGVNVTMKDNKIMNNQDAIEKAVSRGQCLYKISSYTSYPMHDFYRCHTCNTTDRNAICVNCIKKCHQGHDVEFIRHDRFFCDCGAGTLSNPCTLAGEPTHDTDTLYDSAPPIESNTLQHN, from the exons ATGAACTCCGTCAGAGCAAGTAACGTTAGCAGAAGACCTAGGCGAGTGTCGAGGCCGCGCCCGGTGCAGCCGGAGAGGAACCACCAGGAAAGAG ATGAGGACGTTCCTGCAGATATGGTCGCAGAAGAATCCGGTCCAGGAGCTCAGAATAGTCCCTACCAACTTAGAAGAAAGTCTCTACCCAAGAGAACAGTGTGTCCGACAAAGACAAACATGGAG GGTGCTTCCACTTCAACCATAGAAAACTTTGGACACCGACCTAAACGTCCAAGAGTTTCTGGAAAGTGTCAAGATTTACCAG ctccagcagagCAGTATTTGCAGGAGAAGCTTCCAGACGAAGTAGTATTAAAGATCTTCTCATACCTGTTGGAGCAGGATTTGTGCCGTGCAGCATGTGTGTGCAAGCGCTTCAGCGAGCTGGCCAATGACCCCATCCTCTG GAAGAGGCTGTACATGGAAGTGTTTGAGTACACGCGACCCATGATGCACCCTGAGGCAGGGAAGTTTTACCAGATAAACCCAGAAGAGTATGAGCAGCCAAACCCTTGGAAGGAAAGTTTTCAGCAGCTG tataaagGAGCACATGTGAAGCCCGGCTTTGCAGAACACTTCTACAGTAATCCTGCCAGATACAAAGGGAGAGATAACATGTTT TACTACGACACCATTGAGGATGCTCTCGGAGGGGGTCAGGAGCCTCACTTTGACGGCCTGATATTCGTCCACTCTGGTATTTACACAGATGAATGGATCTACATCGAGTCGCCTATCACAATGATCGGAgctg ctcctGGAAAAGTTGCAGAGAAAGTCATCATTGAAAATACCAGAGACTCCACATTTGTATTCATGGAAGGCTCAGAAGATGCTTATGTTGGATACATGACCATTAGG TTCAATCCTGATGATAAATCCGCCCAGCACCACAATGCACACCACTGCTTGGAGATTACAGTCAACTGCAGCCCCATCATCGACCACTGCATCATACGCAGCACATGCACAG TGGGGTCAGCTGTCTGTGTCAGCGGCCAGGGCGCATGTCCCACAATCAAGCACTGCAACATTAGCGACTGTGAAAATGTTGGTCTTTACATCACTGACCATGCACAG GGAATATACGAAGACAATGAGATCTCAAACAACGCTCTGGCTGGGATCTGGGTTAAAAACCATGGCAACCCAATCATCAGACGGAATCACATCCACCGTGGCAGAGACGTTGGCGTTTTTACATTCGACCACGGCATG GGTTACTTTGAGAGCTGTAACATCCATAGAAACCGTATAGCCGGCTTTGAGGTGAAAGCGTACGCCAATCCAACAGTGGTTCGATGTGAGATCCATCATGGTCAGACGGGGGGCATCTACGTGCACGAAAAGGGCCGTGGCCAGTTCATTGAAAACAAGATCTATGCAAATAACTTTGCTGGGGTGTGGATCACTTCTAACAGTGACCCAACAATAAG GGGAAACGCCATTTTTAATGGCAATCAAGGTGGAGTTTATATTTTTGGTGACGGCCGAGGCCTCATTGAAGGAAACGACATCTACGGTAACGCCCTGGCAGGAATCCAGATCAGGACGAACAGCTGCCCCATTGTCAGACACAACAAGATCCACGATGGGCAACATGGCGGCATCTATGTG CATGAAAAAGGACAAGGTGTCATAGAGGAGAACGAAGTGTACAGCAACACGCTGGCAGGAGTGTGGGTGACAACGGGCAGTACGCCAGTACTGAGGAGAAACAGGATACACAGCGGGAAGCAG GTTGGGGTCTACTTCTATGACAATGGCCATGGTGTACTGGAAGACAACGATATCTACAATCACATGTACTCTGGAGTTCAGATAAG GACTGGCAGCAATCCCAAGATCAGGCGGAACAAGATCTGGGGAGGCCAGAATGGAGGCATTTTGGTTTACAACTCAG gcTTAGGCTTCATCGAAGACAATGAGATCTTTGACAATGCCATGGCAGGAGTGTGGATCAAAACGGACAGCAACCCCACACTGCGGAGAAATAAGATCCATGACGGGAGAGACGGAGGCATCTGTATATTCAACGGAGGAAGAG ggttGTTGGAAGAAAATGACATCTTCAGAAATGCCCAAGCAGGAGTCCTCATTAGTACCAACAGCCACCCCGTGCTGCGGAAAAACAGGATATTTGACGGCTTCGCAGCAG GTATTGAGATCACCAATCATGCCACCGCGACCCTAGAAGGCAATCAGATCTTCAACAATCGCTTTGGAGGATTGTTTCTCGCATCTGGTGTCAATGTTACAATGAAAG ataataaaataatgaacaatCAAGATGCCATTGAGAAGGCGGTGAGCAGAGGTCAGTGCCTGTACAAGATTTCAAGTTACACCAGCTACCCAATGCACGATTTTTACAG GTGTCACACCTGTAACACAACAGACCGCAACGCCATCTGTGTGAACTGCATCAAGAAGTGTCACCAAGGACACGACGTGGAGTTCATCAGACACGATAG ATTCTTCTGTGACTGTGGTGCGGGGACGCTGTCAAATCCTTGCACGTTAGCTGGAGAGCCAACTCAcgacacagacacactgtatGACTCAGCTCCTCCTATAGAGTCCAATACACTGCAGCACAACTGA
- the fbxo11a gene encoding F-box only protein 11a isoform X1: MNSVRASNVSRRPRRVSRPRPVQPERNHQERDEDVPADMVAEESGPGAQNSPYQLRRKSLPKRTVCPTKTNMEGASTSTIENFGHRPKRPRVSGKCQDLPAAPAEQYLQEKLPDEVVLKIFSYLLEQDLCRAACVCKRFSELANDPILWKRLYMEVFEYTRPMMHPEAGKFYQINPEEYEQPNPWKESFQQLYKGAHVKPGFAEHFYSNPARYKGRDNMFYYDTIEDALGGGQEPHFDGLIFVHSGIYTDEWIYIESPITMIGAAPGKVAEKVIIENTRDSTFVFMEGSEDAYVGYMTIRFNPDDKSAQHHNAHHCLEITVNCSPIIDHCIIRSTCTVGSAVCVSGQGACPTIKHCNISDCENVGLYITDHAQGIYEDNEISNNALAGIWVKNHGNPIIRRNHIHRGRDVGVFTFDHGMGYFESCNIHRNRIAGFEVKAYANPTVVRCEIHHGQTGGIYVHEKGRGQFIENKIYANNFAGVWITSNSDPTIRGNAIFNGNQGGVYIFGDGRGLIEGNDIYGNALAGIQIRTNSCPIVRHNKIHDGQHGGIYVHEKGQGVIEENEVYSNTLAGVWVTTGSTPVLRRNRIHSGKQVGVYFYDNGHGVLEDNDIYNHMYSGVQIRTGSNPKIRRNKIWGGQNGGILVYNSGLGFIEDNEIFDNAMAGVWIKTDSNPTLRRNKIHDGRDGGICIFNGGRGLLEENDIFRNAQAGVLISTNSHPVLRKNRIFDGFAAGIEITNHATATLEGNQIFNNRFGGLFLASGVNVTMKDNKIMNNQDAIEKAVSRGQCLYKISSYTSYPMHDFYRCHTCNTTDRNAICVNCIKKCHQGHDVEFIRHDRFFCDCGAGTLSNPCTLAGEPTHDTDTLYDSAPPIESNTLQHN, encoded by the exons ATGAACTCCGTCAGAGCAAGTAACGTTAGCAGAAGACCTAGGCGAGTGTCGAGGCCGCGCCCGGTGCAGCCGGAGAGGAACCACCAGGAAAGAG ATGAGGACGTTCCTGCAGATATGGTCGCAGAAGAATCCGGTCCAGGAGCTCAGAATAGTCCCTACCAACTTAGAAGAAAGTCTCTACCCAAGAGAACAGTGTGTCCGACAAAGACAAACATGGAG GGTGCTTCCACTTCAACCATAGAAAACTTTGGACACCGACCTAAACGTCCAAGAGTTTCTGGAAAGTGTCAAGATTTACCAG cagctccagcagagCAGTATTTGCAGGAGAAGCTTCCAGACGAAGTAGTATTAAAGATCTTCTCATACCTGTTGGAGCAGGATTTGTGCCGTGCAGCATGTGTGTGCAAGCGCTTCAGCGAGCTGGCCAATGACCCCATCCTCTG GAAGAGGCTGTACATGGAAGTGTTTGAGTACACGCGACCCATGATGCACCCTGAGGCAGGGAAGTTTTACCAGATAAACCCAGAAGAGTATGAGCAGCCAAACCCTTGGAAGGAAAGTTTTCAGCAGCTG tataaagGAGCACATGTGAAGCCCGGCTTTGCAGAACACTTCTACAGTAATCCTGCCAGATACAAAGGGAGAGATAACATGTTT TACTACGACACCATTGAGGATGCTCTCGGAGGGGGTCAGGAGCCTCACTTTGACGGCCTGATATTCGTCCACTCTGGTATTTACACAGATGAATGGATCTACATCGAGTCGCCTATCACAATGATCGGAgctg ctcctGGAAAAGTTGCAGAGAAAGTCATCATTGAAAATACCAGAGACTCCACATTTGTATTCATGGAAGGCTCAGAAGATGCTTATGTTGGATACATGACCATTAGG TTCAATCCTGATGATAAATCCGCCCAGCACCACAATGCACACCACTGCTTGGAGATTACAGTCAACTGCAGCCCCATCATCGACCACTGCATCATACGCAGCACATGCACAG TGGGGTCAGCTGTCTGTGTCAGCGGCCAGGGCGCATGTCCCACAATCAAGCACTGCAACATTAGCGACTGTGAAAATGTTGGTCTTTACATCACTGACCATGCACAG GGAATATACGAAGACAATGAGATCTCAAACAACGCTCTGGCTGGGATCTGGGTTAAAAACCATGGCAACCCAATCATCAGACGGAATCACATCCACCGTGGCAGAGACGTTGGCGTTTTTACATTCGACCACGGCATG GGTTACTTTGAGAGCTGTAACATCCATAGAAACCGTATAGCCGGCTTTGAGGTGAAAGCGTACGCCAATCCAACAGTGGTTCGATGTGAGATCCATCATGGTCAGACGGGGGGCATCTACGTGCACGAAAAGGGCCGTGGCCAGTTCATTGAAAACAAGATCTATGCAAATAACTTTGCTGGGGTGTGGATCACTTCTAACAGTGACCCAACAATAAG GGGAAACGCCATTTTTAATGGCAATCAAGGTGGAGTTTATATTTTTGGTGACGGCCGAGGCCTCATTGAAGGAAACGACATCTACGGTAACGCCCTGGCAGGAATCCAGATCAGGACGAACAGCTGCCCCATTGTCAGACACAACAAGATCCACGATGGGCAACATGGCGGCATCTATGTG CATGAAAAAGGACAAGGTGTCATAGAGGAGAACGAAGTGTACAGCAACACGCTGGCAGGAGTGTGGGTGACAACGGGCAGTACGCCAGTACTGAGGAGAAACAGGATACACAGCGGGAAGCAG GTTGGGGTCTACTTCTATGACAATGGCCATGGTGTACTGGAAGACAACGATATCTACAATCACATGTACTCTGGAGTTCAGATAAG GACTGGCAGCAATCCCAAGATCAGGCGGAACAAGATCTGGGGAGGCCAGAATGGAGGCATTTTGGTTTACAACTCAG gcTTAGGCTTCATCGAAGACAATGAGATCTTTGACAATGCCATGGCAGGAGTGTGGATCAAAACGGACAGCAACCCCACACTGCGGAGAAATAAGATCCATGACGGGAGAGACGGAGGCATCTGTATATTCAACGGAGGAAGAG ggttGTTGGAAGAAAATGACATCTTCAGAAATGCCCAAGCAGGAGTCCTCATTAGTACCAACAGCCACCCCGTGCTGCGGAAAAACAGGATATTTGACGGCTTCGCAGCAG GTATTGAGATCACCAATCATGCCACCGCGACCCTAGAAGGCAATCAGATCTTCAACAATCGCTTTGGAGGATTGTTTCTCGCATCTGGTGTCAATGTTACAATGAAAG ataataaaataatgaacaatCAAGATGCCATTGAGAAGGCGGTGAGCAGAGGTCAGTGCCTGTACAAGATTTCAAGTTACACCAGCTACCCAATGCACGATTTTTACAG GTGTCACACCTGTAACACAACAGACCGCAACGCCATCTGTGTGAACTGCATCAAGAAGTGTCACCAAGGACACGACGTGGAGTTCATCAGACACGATAG ATTCTTCTGTGACTGTGGTGCGGGGACGCTGTCAAATCCTTGCACGTTAGCTGGAGAGCCAACTCAcgacacagacacactgtatGACTCAGCTCCTCCTATAGAGTCCAATACACTGCAGCACAACTGA